The Candidatus Zixiibacteriota bacterium genome window below encodes:
- the rpmA gene encoding 50S ribosomal protein L27, producing the protein MAHKKGVGSSRNGRDSHGQRLGVKAYGGQLVSAGSIIIRQKGTRIHPGRNVGVGKDWTLYATVDGILSFVRSGRDRTYAHVDH; encoded by the coding sequence ATGGCGCACAAGAAGGGTGTCGGTTCGTCGCGCAATGGGCGCGATTCGCACGGGCAACGGTTGGGCGTGAAGGCCTATGGCGGGCAGTTGGTGAGCGCCGGGTCGATCATCATCCGTCAAAAGGGCACACGGATCCACCCCGGACGCAATGTCGGGGTCGGCAAGGACTGGACTCTGTACGCCACGGTGGACGGGATTCTCTCCTTTGTCCGCAGCGGCCGCGACCGCACTTACGCGCACGTCGACCACTGA
- the fumC gene encoding class II fumarate hydratase, with product MQMRVESDTMGQIEVPADRYWGAQTERSRQNFKIGGERFPRELIRALGILKKAAALVNQDLGTLPKEKADLIVRAADEVIDGRLDAHFPLVVWQTGSGTQTNMNTNEVISNRAIELAGGTMGSKKPIHPNDDVNKAQSTNDAFPTAMHIAAAEQIRHHLIPAVQRLRDTLQKKSVEFADIIKIGRTHLMDAVPLTLGQEFSGYAQQLTNGMARLEGCLPHLYELALGGTAVGTGLNTHPQFAVRSAAKIAELTGLPFVSAPNKFEALAARDAMVEASGVLKTLACSLMKIANDVRWLASGPRCGFGEINIPENEPGSSIMPGKVNPTQSEAMTMVCAQVLGNDVATNLGGAMGNFELNVFKPLIAHNVLRSIRLLADACESFDEHCASGITANREKIDYYLRNSLMLVTALNPHVGYDNAAKIAKKAHAENKTLREVAVGLGLLTGEEFDAKVRPEKMIGPT from the coding sequence ATGCAGATGCGGGTGGAATCCGATACGATGGGGCAGATCGAAGTACCGGCGGACCGCTATTGGGGCGCCCAGACCGAACGTTCACGACAGAACTTCAAGATCGGCGGTGAGCGCTTCCCGCGTGAACTGATTCGCGCCCTCGGCATCCTGAAGAAGGCGGCGGCGCTGGTCAATCAGGACTTGGGAACGCTGCCCAAAGAGAAAGCCGATCTGATCGTGCGCGCCGCCGACGAAGTGATCGACGGACGTCTGGATGCGCACTTTCCCCTCGTGGTCTGGCAGACCGGATCGGGGACCCAGACCAACATGAACACCAACGAGGTGATTTCGAACCGGGCGATCGAATTGGCCGGCGGGACGATGGGATCGAAGAAACCGATTCATCCCAACGACGACGTCAACAAGGCGCAATCGACCAATGACGCCTTCCCCACGGCGATGCACATCGCCGCCGCCGAGCAAATCAGGCATCACCTGATACCGGCAGTGCAACGGCTCCGCGACACATTGCAGAAGAAGTCGGTCGAGTTTGCAGACATCATCAAGATCGGCCGCACCCACCTGATGGACGCGGTCCCGTTGACGCTGGGTCAGGAATTCTCAGGGTATGCGCAGCAGTTGACCAATGGCATGGCGCGTCTGGAAGGGTGTCTCCCCCACCTGTATGAACTGGCGCTCGGCGGCACGGCGGTCGGCACCGGCTTGAACACCCACCCGCAGTTTGCGGTCAGATCGGCGGCCAAGATCGCCGAGCTCACCGGACTCCCGTTTGTCAGCGCGCCGAACAAGTTCGAGGCGCTGGCGGCGCGTGATGCGATGGTCGAGGCCTCCGGCGTTCTCAAGACGCTCGCCTGTTCACTCATGAAGATCGCCAATGACGTGCGCTGGCTCGCCTCCGGGCCGCGTTGCGGTTTCGGCGAGATCAACATCCCCGAAAACGAGCCGGGGAGCTCGATCATGCCGGGGAAGGTCAATCCGACTCAGTCAGAGGCCATGACCATGGTCTGCGCGCAGGTCCTCGGCAATGACGTCGCCACCAACCTCGGCGGCGCCATGGGGAATTTCGAGTTGAATGTCTTCAAACCGCTCATCGCGCACAACGTACTGCGTTCGATCCGCCTTCTGGCCGACGCCTGCGAGTCGTTCGATGAGCACTGCGCCTCCGGGATCACCGCCAACCGCGAGAAGATCGATTACTATCTGCGCAACTCGCTCATGTTAGTGACGGCGCTCAATCCGCATGTCGGATACGACAACGCCGCCAAGATCGCCAAGAAGGCCCACGCCGAGAACAAGACCCTGCGCGAGGTGGCCGTCGGACTCGGCCTTCTGACCGGCGAGGAATTCGACGCAAAGGTCCGCCCGGAGAAGATGATCGGCCCGACGTAG
- a CDS encoding UvrB/UvrC motif-containing protein, whose amino-acid sequence MKCENCGEREASVHFTQIRDNRKTEMHLCKECAKSKGFHNPLDDVPFPLAEFLTSMVQRGSTPSDPIARLVCPECGMRFLDFSRIGRFGCGHCYTAFRAPLEDLFRKVHGATRHRGRNPDTRETTRQSPVEEEVRVKEDLKRAIEREDFELAAELRDRLKALTAESPQPHEQPGE is encoded by the coding sequence GTGAAATGTGAGAACTGCGGCGAGCGGGAAGCGAGTGTGCACTTCACGCAGATTCGCGACAACCGCAAGACCGAGATGCACCTCTGCAAGGAATGCGCCAAGAGCAAGGGGTTCCACAACCCGCTCGACGACGTCCCGTTCCCTCTGGCCGAGTTCCTGACCTCCATGGTGCAACGGGGGTCGACCCCATCGGATCCGATCGCCCGGCTGGTCTGCCCCGAATGCGGCATGCGGTTTCTCGACTTCTCCCGGATCGGCCGCTTCGGATGCGGCCATTGCTATACGGCGTTCCGCGCCCCATTGGAGGACCTGTTCCGCAAAGTCCACGGCGCCACGCGTCACCGCGGCCGCAACCCCGACACGCGTGAGACGACGCGGCAGAGCCCGGTGGAGGAGGAGGTCCGGGTCAAGGAGGACCTGAAGCGGGCGATCGAACGCGAGGACTTCGAGCTGGCGGCCGAGTTGCGGGATCGACTCAAAGCCCTGACGGCTGAGTCCCCCCAGCCACACGAGCAGCCCGGAGAGTGA
- the lpxD gene encoding UDP-3-O-(3-hydroxymyristoyl)glucosamine N-acyltransferase yields MTRTVAELAALLGARVEGDGTTPICGVAPIDTATAGHLTFLANPKYTDRLKDTHASAVIVATAVVDSLRERRLLPRGTLIVHDDPYYAFLRILVLFNPPPASPPPGIDATAVVGQRVHIGERVHVGPHCVIADDATVGDGSVIMAGSYAGAKTVLGSECMIGPNATILRECTLGSRVRIHPGTVIGSDGFGYAPIGGKHEKIPQVGGVTIGDDVEIGAGCTVDRATMGQTTIGRGTKIDNLVQIAHNVQIGEDCIIIAQVGISGSTKIGDHVTIAGQAGIVGHLEIGDNAVVAAQSGVGKSIPPGTVWLGTPAHEIGLQRRIYATISSLPDHVKTIHALEKRLAALEEQLAARIVPPTKP; encoded by the coding sequence ATGACGCGCACGGTGGCCGAGCTGGCGGCGCTTCTGGGGGCGCGGGTCGAAGGCGACGGCACGACGCCGATTTGCGGTGTTGCGCCGATCGACACGGCGACGGCCGGCCATTTGACCTTTCTGGCCAACCCCAAGTATACCGATCGACTCAAAGACACGCACGCCTCCGCCGTGATTGTGGCGACGGCCGTTGTCGATTCGCTCCGCGAACGCCGGCTCCTGCCACGCGGTACGCTCATCGTTCATGACGATCCCTACTACGCCTTCCTCCGTATTCTGGTCCTGTTTAACCCGCCGCCGGCGTCACCGCCCCCCGGGATCGACGCCACGGCGGTGGTTGGCCAACGCGTGCACATCGGCGAGCGTGTCCATGTCGGGCCGCACTGCGTCATTGCCGATGACGCCACCGTGGGCGACGGTTCGGTCATCATGGCCGGGTCGTATGCCGGTGCCAAGACCGTCTTGGGGTCGGAATGCATGATCGGCCCCAATGCCACGATCCTGCGCGAGTGCACATTGGGATCGCGCGTGCGCATCCATCCGGGAACGGTCATCGGCTCCGATGGATTCGGATACGCCCCGATTGGCGGCAAGCACGAGAAAATCCCGCAGGTCGGCGGCGTGACGATCGGCGACGACGTCGAAATCGGCGCCGGCTGCACCGTCGACCGCGCGACGATGGGTCAGACCACCATCGGCCGCGGCACCAAAATCGACAACCTCGTGCAGATCGCTCACAACGTGCAGATCGGCGAAGACTGCATCATCATCGCCCAGGTCGGCATCTCGGGTTCCACCAAAATCGGCGACCACGTCACGATTGCAGGCCAGGCCGGCATCGTGGGACACCTCGAGATCGGCGACAACGCGGTGGTGGCGGCGCAATCCGGGGTCGGCAAGTCGATCCCGCCGGGCACTGTCTGGCTCGGCACCCCCGCCCACGAGATCGGCCTGCAGCGCCGCATCTATGCCACCATCAGTTCCCTGCCCGACCACGTGAAGACCATCCACGCCCTCGAGAAACGCCTCGCGGCGCTGGAAGAACAACTCGCGGCGCGAATCGTCCCGCCTACGAAACCGTGA
- a CDS encoding protein arginine kinase: MLSSFDDLTRQPVSWLAGSGDHADVVLSSRVRLARNLAKHRYPVRAEPEEAAEVVSLARTAVEKTHLLRNGVFFGSSELNRADRDFLIERHLISPEFMRDDAPRGLYVDADQSLSLMVNEEDHLRIQAVRSGLDLRQSMERARAVEMELASVLHFDFDQRLGYLTACPTNVGTGLRVSVLIHLPGLVLTKEMDTVLAQINKVGLAVRGFYGEGSDVLGNLFQVSNQTTLGRTEEDLVDSLEKVTLQLLSHEMNSRRMLFTDAGDQIKDKIWRAYGILGNARVLTSQEVMNLLSAVRLGLAMGEPVGLDMGQINDLMLTTQPAHLQRLFDRELSPEERDVARADVVRSRLTKKRSRRRSSGGAAQGPASNG; the protein is encoded by the coding sequence ATGCTATCGTCATTTGATGATCTGACGCGCCAACCGGTGAGTTGGCTGGCCGGGAGCGGTGATCACGCCGACGTCGTGTTGTCGAGCCGTGTGCGTCTGGCCCGGAACTTGGCCAAGCACCGCTACCCGGTCCGCGCGGAGCCCGAGGAGGCCGCGGAAGTCGTGTCGTTGGCGCGCACAGCGGTTGAAAAGACCCATCTGCTTCGCAACGGTGTCTTCTTTGGATCGTCGGAGCTGAATCGGGCGGACCGTGATTTCCTGATCGAGCGGCATCTGATCTCCCCGGAGTTCATGCGCGACGACGCGCCGCGGGGGCTGTATGTCGACGCCGACCAGTCGCTGAGTCTGATGGTCAACGAAGAGGACCATTTGCGCATCCAGGCGGTGCGATCGGGTTTGGACCTGCGCCAATCGATGGAGCGGGCCCGGGCCGTGGAAATGGAACTGGCGAGCGTCCTGCATTTTGATTTTGACCAGCGACTGGGTTATCTGACGGCCTGCCCGACCAACGTGGGAACCGGGCTGCGGGTATCTGTGTTGATCCATCTGCCGGGGTTGGTGCTGACCAAGGAAATGGACACGGTGCTGGCGCAGATCAACAAGGTCGGATTGGCTGTGCGCGGGTTCTACGGCGAGGGGTCCGATGTGTTGGGGAACCTCTTCCAAGTATCGAACCAGACGACGCTGGGACGAACCGAGGAAGATCTGGTCGACTCGCTGGAGAAGGTGACGTTGCAGCTTCTATCCCACGAGATGAACTCACGACGCATGCTGTTCACCGATGCCGGTGATCAGATCAAAGACAAGATCTGGCGTGCGTACGGGATTCTGGGCAACGCCCGCGTCCTGACCTCCCAGGAAGTGATGAACCTGCTGTCTGCGGTCCGGCTGGGACTGGCCATGGGCGAACCGGTCGGATTGGACATGGGTCAGATCAATGACCTGATGCTGACCACTCAGCCCGCGCACTTGCAGCGCCTGTTCGACCGGGAACTGTCGCCCGAGGAGCGGGATGTGGCCCGCGCGGACGTCGTGCGGAGCCGGTTGACCAAGAAACGGTCCCGGCGGCGGTCATCCGGCGGTGCCGCCCAGGGCCCGGCTTCGAACGGTTGA
- a CDS encoding ATP-dependent Clp protease ATP-binding subunit produces MNEMFSESARKAIEFARDEAARLRHDYIGTEHLLLGLIRLGEGMAIDMITNIGIDLGELKTSVEEVVQPSGGTMTMGQLPLTARAKKTLEVAGQEARALKSKEIDTEHILLALLKDEEGVAAQVLSMYDVDYKDAYEELKNIRGGKPSAFGKKRKKSKTPALDHFGRDLTELARKGKLDPIIGRDSEIERVSEILSRRKKNNPVLIGEPGVGKTAIAEGLAQRIVEGQVPEVLENKRLVTLDMTSLVAGTKYRGQFEERLKAVMNEIINSNDVIIFIDELHTIVGAGGAEGSLDASNIFKPSLSRGELQCIGATTLNEYRKYIEKDGALDRRFQTVMIDAPSYADTLAILRGLKPKYEEHHKIKISDEALIAAVKLSDRYISGRYQPDKAIDVIDEAGSRAHLRSCTKPTEFSTLEGRILEIQTAKENAVKNQEFETAARLRDELKLAREELEARKKSWQEDREKSLYTLTSEDVAMVVSKMTGIPVFRLEEKESKKLLRMEEELNGRVIGQTEAIAVLTRSIRRARAGLGDPRRPIGSFIFLGPTGVGKTELARVLAQFLFEDADALIRIDMSEYMEKFSVSRLIGAPPGYVGYEEGGQLTEKVRRKPYSVVLLDEIEKAHPEVFNILLQLLDDGQLTDSFGRKVDFRNTVVIMTSNIGTRQLQDDKTMGFQKDQVVSSYEHMKTKVVTELKKIFNPELLNRIDETIIFHPLGTGEIGRIVDLILQDVAKRLAERGISFHLTAAAHEFLATKGYDPNLGARPLRRAIQKYLEDPLAEEILRGQFAGDCNVAVDVDPGGEQLRFSLQTVSTVSETEPAHT; encoded by the coding sequence ATGAACGAGATGTTCTCCGAGTCGGCACGCAAGGCGATCGAGTTCGCGCGGGACGAGGCGGCGCGCTTGCGGCACGACTACATCGGCACCGAGCATTTGCTTCTGGGTCTGATCCGGCTCGGCGAAGGCATGGCGATCGACATGATCACGAACATCGGCATCGACCTCGGCGAATTGAAGACCTCGGTGGAAGAGGTCGTGCAGCCGTCGGGCGGCACGATGACGATGGGTCAGTTGCCGCTCACTGCCCGTGCCAAGAAGACGCTCGAAGTTGCCGGCCAGGAGGCGCGCGCGCTCAAGTCGAAGGAAATCGACACTGAGCATATTCTGCTGGCACTGCTCAAGGATGAAGAGGGTGTCGCGGCGCAGGTTTTGTCGATGTACGATGTCGACTACAAGGACGCCTACGAGGAACTTAAGAACATCCGCGGCGGCAAACCGTCGGCGTTTGGCAAGAAGCGCAAGAAATCCAAGACGCCGGCGCTCGATCATTTCGGCCGCGACCTGACCGAGCTGGCCCGCAAAGGGAAGCTCGATCCGATCATCGGGCGCGACAGTGAAATCGAGCGCGTCTCCGAGATTCTCTCACGCCGCAAGAAGAACAATCCGGTCCTGATCGGCGAGCCGGGGGTCGGCAAGACCGCGATCGCCGAGGGGCTGGCGCAACGGATCGTCGAGGGGCAGGTCCCCGAGGTGCTGGAGAACAAGCGGCTGGTGACACTCGACATGACCTCGCTGGTGGCGGGCACGAAGTACCGCGGCCAGTTTGAGGAACGCCTCAAGGCGGTCATGAATGAGATCATCAACTCCAACGATGTGATCATCTTCATCGACGAGCTGCACACGATTGTCGGCGCCGGCGGCGCCGAAGGGTCGCTCGATGCCTCCAATATCTTCAAGCCGTCGCTGTCGCGCGGCGAACTGCAGTGCATCGGCGCCACCACGCTGAATGAATACCGCAAGTACATCGAGAAGGACGGCGCCCTCGACCGGCGTTTCCAGACGGTAATGATCGATGCCCCGTCGTATGCCGACACGCTGGCGATCCTGCGCGGCTTGAAGCCCAAGTACGAAGAACACCACAAGATCAAGATCTCCGACGAAGCTCTGATCGCCGCGGTCAAATTGTCCGACCGCTACATCTCCGGCCGCTACCAGCCCGACAAGGCGATCGACGTAATCGACGAGGCCGGGTCGCGGGCGCACCTGCGTAGCTGCACGAAGCCCACGGAGTTCTCGACGCTGGAAGGACGCATCCTCGAAATCCAGACGGCCAAGGAAAATGCGGTCAAGAACCAGGAGTTCGAGACGGCGGCGCGTCTGCGCGACGAGTTGAAGCTCGCCCGCGAAGAACTGGAAGCGCGCAAGAAGAGTTGGCAGGAAGATCGCGAAAAATCGTTGTACACCCTGACGTCGGAAGACGTCGCCATGGTGGTCTCGAAGATGACCGGCATCCCGGTCTTCCGTCTCGAGGAGAAGGAATCGAAGAAGCTCTTGCGCATGGAGGAAGAGCTCAACGGCCGTGTCATCGGCCAGACCGAGGCGATTGCGGTCCTGACGCGTTCCATCCGACGGGCGCGCGCGGGCCTGGGCGACCCTCGTCGGCCCATCGGGTCATTCATCTTCCTGGGCCCGACCGGCGTCGGCAAGACCGAGTTGGCCCGGGTACTCGCGCAGTTCCTGTTTGAGGACGCCGACGCGCTGATCCGCATCGACATGTCGGAGTACATGGAGAAATTCTCAGTGTCGCGTCTGATCGGCGCGCCGCCAGGGTATGTCGGTTATGAAGAAGGCGGACAACTGACCGAGAAGGTGCGTCGCAAGCCGTACTCGGTCGTGCTGTTGGACGAAATCGAGAAGGCGCACCCCGAGGTGTTCAACATTCTCCTGCAACTCCTCGATGACGGGCAGTTGACCGACTCCTTCGGACGCAAAGTCGACTTCCGCAACACCGTCGTGATCATGACCTCGAACATCGGCACGCGCCAGCTCCAGGACGACAAGACGATGGGATTCCAAAAGGATCAGGTCGTCTCGTCGTACGAGCACATGAAGACCAAGGTCGTCACCGAACTGAAGAAGATCTTCAATCCCGAGTTGCTCAATCGCATCGACGAGACGATCATCTTCCATCCGCTGGGGACCGGCGAGATCGGCCGGATTGTCGACTTGATCCTGCAGGATGTGGCCAAGCGGCTGGCGGAGCGCGGCATCTCGTTCCATCTGACTGCCGCGGCGCACGAGTTCCTGGCCACCAAGGGGTACGATCCCAATTTGGGCGCGCGTCCGTTACGCCGGGCTATCCAAAAATACCTGGAAGACCCGTTGGCGGAGGAGATCCTGCGCGGCCAGTTCGCCGGGGACTGCAATGTGGCGGTCGACGTCGATCCCGGCGGGGAGCAGTTGCGCTTCTCTCTGCAAACCGTGTCGACCGTATCCGAGACGGAGCCGGCGCATACCTGA
- a CDS encoding OmpH family outer membrane protein, translating into MTKWTRLNRTAAMLAGLLLLMLFGMAREGRAQGKVGWVDLDRILSEYQEFKDAEELFRKDAATWEADFDSMQEVYFGKVEDYKKQQLLLSEQTRKQREDELAAMERSLMDTKTRLEGEAEKRRGELTNPILQKIQDVVKTVATSEDYDFVFNASQIYMTPAGIQFAPIMYAKKKLDLTDRVFEELAKLK; encoded by the coding sequence ATGACGAAGTGGACGCGCCTGAACCGTACGGCCGCAATGCTGGCCGGTCTTCTGCTCTTGATGCTCTTCGGGATGGCCCGCGAAGGGCGGGCCCAGGGAAAGGTCGGCTGGGTCGACCTGGATCGGATCTTGAGCGAGTACCAGGAATTCAAAGATGCCGAGGAGCTGTTCCGGAAGGATGCCGCCACCTGGGAGGCCGACTTCGACAGCATGCAGGAGGTCTACTTCGGCAAGGTGGAGGACTACAAGAAGCAGCAGCTTCTTCTCTCCGAGCAGACCCGCAAGCAGCGTGAGGATGAACTGGCCGCGATGGAAAGATCCCTGATGGATACCAAGACGCGGCTCGAAGGCGAAGCGGAGAAGCGTCGGGGGGAGTTGACCAACCCCATCCTGCAGAAGATTCAGGACGTCGTCAAGACCGTGGCGACCAGCGAGGACTACGATTTCGTCTTCAACGCGTCGCAGATCTACATGACGCCGGCGGGAATCCAGTTCGCCCCGATCATGTACGCCAAGAAGAAGCTCGACCTCACGGACCGCGTTTTCGAGGAATTGGCCAAGTTGAAATGA